One segment of Falco rusticolus isolate bFalRus1 chromosome 3, bFalRus1.pri, whole genome shotgun sequence DNA contains the following:
- the GGH gene encoding gamma-glutamyl hydrolase — translation MGRRAGLPPLPAATLLLLLLLLPRCAAAAALVLRGRRAGGNERPIIGILSQECHFEKFHKFGSSYIAASYVKFLESAGARVVPIRLNLSDEEYDKIFHSINGVLFPGGGVDLKTSEYSRVAKIFYHKALEANDNGDYFPVWGTCLGHEELTYLTSGEVLLVNTKTNGFALPLNFTSAAKDSRLFKNFPDDVLHAFATEPLTSNFHMWSLSMENFTKNEKLHSFYNVLTTNTDNEVEFISTMEAYKYPIYGVQWHPEKSPFEWKNSPGIPHSPAAVKAAYYIADFFVNEARKSLHRFTSEDEETKELIYNYIPVYTGTFSSFQQIYFFD, via the exons ATGGGGCGCCGCGCAGGGCTGCCTCCCCTCCCGGCcgccaccctcctcctcctcctcctcctcctgccccgcTGCGCCGCCGCAGCCGCCCTCGTGCTGCGcggccgccgggcggggggcaACGAGAGGCCCATCATCG GGATATTGTCACAGGAATGTCACTTCGAGAAGTTCCACAAATTTGGAAGCTCTTATATTGCAGCTTCCTATGTGAAGTTTTTGGAATCTGCCGGTGCCCGAGTTGTGCCAATAAG ATTAAATCTTTCAGATGAAGAATACGATAAAATATTCCACTCTATTAATGG GGTACTTTTTCCAGGAGGTGGTGTGGATCTTAAGACTTCTGAATATTCCAGGGTTGCTAAGATATTTTACCACAAGGCATTAGAG gctAATGACAATGGTGATTATTTCCCAGTATGGGGAACGTGTCTTGGACATGAAGAGCTTACATATCTCACAAGTGGCGAAGTTTTACTTGTTAACACCAAGACAAATGGTTTTGCACTCCCGCTGAACTTTACCTCAG cTGCAAAGGACAGCAGATTATTCAAGAACTTCCCTGACGATGTATTACATGCATTTGCTACTGAGCCATTGACATCAAACTTTCATATGTGGAGCCTCTCCATGGAG AATTTCacaaagaatgaaaagcttCATAGTTTCTATAATGTTCTGACCACTAACACCGACAATGAAGTGGAGTTTATATCTACCATGGAAG CATACAAATATCCAATTTATGGTGTCCAGTGGCATCCAGAGAAAAGTCCTTTTGAGTGGAAGAATTCACCAGGCATTCCACATTCCCCAGCAGCTGTAAAAGCAGCATATTATATAGCTGACTTCTTTGTTAATGAAG CCCGGAAGAGCCTGCACCGTTTCACCAGTGAAGATGAGGAAACAAAAGAATTGATTTATAATTATATTCCAGTTTATAcaggaacattttcttcatttcaacaaatctatttttttgATTGA